Proteins encoded in a region of the Populus alba chromosome 13, ASM523922v2, whole genome shotgun sequence genome:
- the LOC118058116 gene encoding putative calcium-transporting ATPase 13, plasma membrane-type, whose protein sequence is MAMSSRKTGDKIIIHQENLLPEPKRNQRWKMAYTAIYFIRLLVSLSKKDLDSQTKILGSPSYVAIDVHDDRSPCENKLVPLINVYQRTLIDMVKEKSLDVLNQLGGVLQVAIILETDVKDGVGEVDVAPRRDVFGENSYKKPPSKRFLSYLLEECKDPTIIILLFCAIMSLGFGIKLHGLRDGWYDGGSIILAAVHLVAVPAISKFMKSNQFDKLSRVRNDIKVQVVRGGGQHKISIFDVVVGDVVYLNKGDQIPADGLLLNDSSLKVDESSMISSEMDHVEVKGRENPFLLSGTKVADGNGFMLVTSVGVNTAWGEMMTSRSHDLDEQTPLRSHLDKIISYMRKVGWTVALLVLVVLLMRYFTRNTRDDSGHYEYNGSKTKINDVLDPVVHIIVAAVTIVVVATPEGLSLAVTLTCIYFMKRMMKDRVMVRELYACEKMGSATTIIIDKKDILTLNQMEVVELFIGEDIIKAKPSNGEIESKVLELLQEGAALNTTGTTVYKPHQSTSILEISGSPTEKAILSWAMSHLGVNIDEEKKKVEIKHVENSNPENNGSGALLVRRNKEKVVHHWKGDAEVILAMCSNYYVRNGEIRDVNEDARKLLKEIIRSMAVKSLCCMAFACKEVEDSGQASDELEAAGFTLLGLVGLKDPCRIEVRTAVESCKNAGVKVILVTGDDVRTARATAIECGVFSCDQEDVESDAIVEGVQFSNYSREQRMERSGKILVMGSSSPSDKLEMIRCLKEEGHVVAVTGGGTNDAPALKEADIGLSIGIRGTEVAKESSDIVILDDNFISVVNMLSWGRCVANNIQKFIQFQLTMNVAALVINLISACSSGVLSFSAFQILWEKVIIDTLGLLAVIGHDQPTKDLMRKPPACWSKRPINESIFNNILIQVFYQAITLSALQFNVGKSILGLAINNTLVFNTSVICQVFNIFTARLPVEKKSMFMWIRKNKRFLAAVLAVTVAQGVIVELSSKVTSCSEKLDRKQWCVSLSIAASSWLFDQLVRRMILPKISFLGS, encoded by the coding sequence ATGGCTATGAGCTCTCGAAAAACTGGAGacaaaatcattattcatcAAGAAAATCTGTTACCAGAGCCAAAACGCAATCAGAGGTGGAAGATGGCTTACACGGCCATCTATTTCATAAGACTTCTTGTTTCTTTGTCCAAGAAAGATCTTGACAGCCAGACCAAGATCTTGGGCTCCCCATCCTATGTTGCTATTGATGTTCATGATGATAGATCCCCATGTGAGAATAAACTTGTTCCTTTGATTAATGTCTATCAGAGAACACTCATCGATATGGTAAAAGAAAAGAGCCTTGATGTCTTGAATCAATTGGGAGGAGTTTTGCAAGTTGCTATCATTCTTGAAACTGATGTTAAGGATGGTGTAGGGGAAGTTGATGTTGCTCCTAGAAGGGATGTTTTTGGTGAAAATAGCTATAAGAAGCCTCCTTCTAAAAGATTTCTAAGCTATCTTCTTGAAGAATGCAAGGACCCGACAATTATCATTCTTTTGTTCTGTGCTATTATGTCCTTGGGATTCGGTATCAAACTGCATGGGCTGAGAGATGGGTGGTACGATGGTGGCAGTATTATTCTCGCAGCTGTTCATCTTGTTGCTGTCCCTGCTATTAGCAAATTCATGAAATCCAATCAATTTGACAAACTATCTCGTGTGAGAAATGATATAAAGGTACAAGTAGTGAGAGGCGGGGGGCAACATAAGATTTCTATTTTTGATGTGGTGGTGGGCGACGTGGTGTATTTGAATAAAGGAGACCAAATACCAGCTGATGGGTTGCTCTTGAATGATTCTTCTTTGAAGGTGGATGAATCAAGCATGATCAGTAGTGAAATGGACCATGTTGAGGTGAAAGGAAGGGAAAACCCTTTCTTGCTTTCTGGCACAAAGGTAGCGGATGGCAATGGCTTCATGCTTGTTACGTCTGTTGGAGTGAATACGGCATGGGGTGAGATGATGACTTCTAGAAGCCATGATCTGGATGAACAGACTCCATTACGATCTCACCTCGATAAGATCATTTCTTACATGAGGAAGGTTGGATGGACAGTTGCTTTATTGGTTCTTGTAGTGCTGCTGATGAGGTACTTCACACGGAACACTAGAGATGATAGTGGTCATTATGAATACAATGGGAGCAAGACAAAGATTAATGATGTGCTGGATCCAGTTGTGCACATTATTGTTGCAGCTGTGACTATTGTGGTGGTGGCAACTCCTGAAGGTCTCTCTTTGGCTGTAACTCTGACTTGTATATACTTCATGAAGAGAATGATGAAAGACAGAGTCATGGTTCGTGAACTCTATGCTTGTGAAAAAATGGGTTCAGCGACAACGATCATCATAGATAAGAAAGACATTCTTACTTTGAATCAGATGGAGGTTGTGGAACTCTTCATTGGAGAAGATATAATCAAAGCTAAACCTTCAAATGGTGAAATAGAATCGAAGGTCCTTGAGTTACTACAAGAAGGGGCGGCTTTGAATACAACCGGTACTACTGTTTACAAACCTCATCAGTCCActtcaattcttgaaatttCTGGTAGTCCAACTGAAAAAGCAATACTTTCCTGGGCTATGTCGCATTTGGGCGTAAATATTGacgaggaaaagaaaaaagttgaaataaaaCATGTAGAGAACTCGAATCCTGAGAATAACGGAAGCGGGGCACTATTGGTGAGGAGAAACAAAGAGAAGGTAGTTCATCACTGGAAGGGAGATGCCGAGGTGATACTAGCCATGTGTTCAAACTATTATGTTAGAAATGGGGAGATTAGAGACGTGAATGAGGATGCAAGAAAGCTGTTGAAGGAGATAATTCGGAGTATGGCAGTCAAAAGCCTCTGCTGCATGGCGTTTGCCTGTAAAGAAGTTGAAGACAGTGGACAGGCCTCTGACGAGCTTGAAGCAGCTGGATTCACTTTGTTGGGGCTCGTGGGGCTGAAGGACCCATGCAGAATAGAGGTTAGAACGGCGGTAGAATCATGTAAGAATGCAGGAGTGAAAGTTATATTGGTCACCGGTGACGATGTGCGCACAGCAAGAGCAACAGCCATTGAATGTGGAGTTTTCAGTTGTGATCAAGAGGATGTGGAAAGCGATGCTATAGTCGAAGGAGTCCAATTCAGTAACTACTCGCGGGAGCAGAGAATGGAAAGGAGTGGAAAAATCCTTGTGATGGGAAGTTCATCCCCATCTGACAAGCTTGAAATGATACGATGTTTAAAGGAGGAAGGCCATGTGGTAGCAGTAACTGGTGGTGGTACCAACGATGCCCCAGCTTTGAAGGAAGCAGATATTGGGCTCTCCATTGGAATACGAGGGACTGAGGTGGCGAAAGAGAGCTCAGACATTGTCATATTGGATGATAACTTCATTTCCGTGGTGAATATGTTGAGCTGGGGAAGGTGCGTCGCCAACAATATTCAGAAGTTCATTCAATTTCAGCTTACAATGAACGTTGCAGCCCTTGTCATCAACCTTATCTCAGCTTGTTCTTCTGGTGTATTATCATTTTCAGCATTCCAGATACTCTGGGAAAAGGTTATCATTGATACCCTGGGCCTACTAGCAGTGATCGGTCATGACCAGCCCACCAAAGATCTCATGAGAAAGCCTCCTGCATGTTGGTCCAAGCGACCTATCAACGAAAGCATCTTCAACAACATCCTCATCCAGGTCTTTTATCAGGCAATTACTCTATCAGCTCTACAATTCAATGTGGGTAAGTCAATTCTGGGTTTGGCGATTAATAACACACTTGTTTTCAATACCTCAGTCATCTGCCAAGTTTTCAATATATTTACTGCGAGGCTGCCTGTGGAGAAGAAGAGCATGTTTATGTGGATTCGCAAGAACAAGCGTTTCTTAGCGGCTGTGCTTGCTGTCACAGTTGCTCAGGGAGTGATAGTGGAGTTATCGAGCAAGGTGACTAGCTGCAGTGAGAAACTGGATCGGAAGCAGTGGTGTGTCTCCTTAAGCATTGCTGCTTCATCTTGGTTGTTTGATCAGCTTGTAAGGCGTATGATTCTTCCTAAAATCAGCTTTCTTGGATCTTGA
- the LOC118044076 gene encoding uncharacterized protein: MKFSENVDYDKLTALEERLKAVEGADLYDPVYAAEMCLVPNVVVPKEFRVPEFIKYTGTEYSLSGSALSWYTRLDNTKIRKWKDLVKAFVEQYKFNMEVAPDRSSLLIMEKGSKETHFYDAVTIAERIEQAIRAGRMSEPTEKKGFTGKKKDSEVNNVEGMYKGKKTNYHHYNFQMPTQQVASAGWITFDDAPNVKSNPLPNHAASGGGVNAVGIEGKKESVLKVSMERLYDMLVQSGYLSEFEPVMNENNYCKFHGKVGHHIDDCEEFHQEVKRMLIFGMLRIESEEESSEVGMIGHQETKMEVCRLQPTVGGPPKLILTKPVCANSESYGSMPYNYGYSFNIKNPTPIFHPEIGGLTRSGRCFTPEELERQRKAKGKEIVDAFKGMEVNKPISEDESNEFLKLMKHSEYSVVDQLKKTPARISLMSLILSSELHRKALQKVLNEAYVPQDIYSRYDGTFGGKNSSIQLLILHKKMS; the protein is encoded by the exons ATGAAATTCTCTGAAAATGTCGATTATGATAAATTGACTGCTCTAGAAGAGAGATTGAAGGCAGTCGAAGGGGCAGACTTATATGATCCTGTTTATGCTGCAGAAATGTGTTTAGTTCCAAATGTAGTTGTACCCAAGGAATTTAGGGTACCAGAATTCATCAAGTATACTGGAACTGAAT atagtCTTTCTGGATCGGCATTAAGCTGGTATACAAGGCTGGATAACACCAAGATCAGAAAGTGGAAAGATTTGGTAAAAGCCTTTGTGGAGCagtataaattcaacatggaggTAGCCCCGGACAGGTCAAGCTTGTTAATCATGGAAAAGGGCAGCAAAGAGACT catttctatgatgctgtaacTATCGCTGAGAGAATAGAACAAGCGATAAGAGCGGGGAGAATGTCAGAGCCTACTGAGAAGAAAGGCTTTACTGGGAAAAAGAAGGATTCCGAGGTGAACAACGTGGAAGGAATGTACAAgggtaagaaaacaaattaccacCATTATAACTTCCAAATGCCTACCCAACAAGTTGCAAGT GCTGGATGGATAACTTTTGATGATGCACCGAATGTGAAATCCAATCCTTTGCCCAATCATGCTGCAAGCGGTGGAGGAGTGAATGCTGTAGGAATTGAGGGTAAGAAGGAAAGCGTTTTGAAAGTTTCCATGGAAAGACTGTATGATATGCTGGTACAGTCTGGATATTTATCTGAGTTTGAACCAGTgatgaatgaaaataattattgtaagTTTCATGGCAAGGTGGGACATCACATTGATGATTGTGAAGAATTTCACCAAGAAGTGAAAAGGATGCTGATTTTCGGCATGTTAAGGATAGAGAGTGAAGAAGAGAGCAGTGAAGTTGGGATGATAGGCCATCAGGAGACAAAAATGGAAGTTTGTAGACTCCAACCAACTGTGGGTGGTCCACCAAAACTAATCCTGACCAAGCCTGTATGCGCAAACAGTGAAAGTTATGGCTCAATGCCTTACAATTATGGGtattctttcaacattaagAACCCTACTCCCATCTTTCACCCTGAAATCGGTGGTTTAACTCGAAGTGGTCGGTGTTTTACACCAGAAGAATTAGAGAGGCAGAGGAAagctaaaggaaaagaaatagttGATGCTTTTAAAGGCATGGAAGTGAACAAACCTATAAGTGAAGATGAGTCCAATGAATTTCTGAAGCTGATGAAGCATAGTGAGTATAGTGTGGTGGATCAGTTGAAGAAAACTCCTGCTAGAATCTCTTTAATGTCACTTATCTTGAGTTCTGAGTTACACCGT